CAAGTTAGTTATCCttctgaaacttttgaatctAAAACCTAATAATCAACATTTGGTTCAAGTGAATCTGGATATTGTTTCCTTAATATTACAGCACAGTGGTGACGACCATGACAGTACCTGTGAACTCAGGGAAAATTTCACAATGATTGGGCTGTCAGATACTTTAGTTACTTTGTTTGAAatgaacaagaacaagatttcTCTTCGAATCCTAGAAATTGTACAGCAACTGTTTTCAGAGGAGCACCAGCAGAATTTGACTATTTGGAGACTTTTTATTTCCTCCAATGGAATTAAGCTACTGATCTATTTTCTTAAGATTGAGATCAATGTGGACATAACCTTCGTCAGAACAGCAATTGATTTGATCTATAAACTACTGAAGGccttgaagaaagaagaacacTTTACCATGAAGGAAATGGTTATgaatctgttcaaagatcaGAATTTAACTTACCTTTTAGACTTGATTACGGTAGCTTTTGTTGATGAGGAGAACGAAGATATCAAGgatagaagaagaatagTAAGTAGGATCATGTATGTACTAAAACAGTTTTAAAACAATAATGTCAATCACCAAGTCTGATGCACAATCGGCATAATATAGTTAGTTACCGAGTATAAGCATTCGTATATCCTCTTTCGAGCATTTGATGTAAGATTGAGGCATTGAGTTCCAAATGATTTTCGTGCCGTTCTTTTCCTGGATTCCTGCTAGTAGTCCCCAAATTTGCAACGATGATGAACTTTAGGAAAAAAAACCAGTCTGAAAATcccaatgattttgatgacTCTTCGTCTGTTTCTTCAGGGGAGTTCACGTCggaaaaggagaaaaataGAAGACCAAAAGAGAATAGTTTCACACAACAAAAGTTGAAGGCAATCAACCCAATATTTACCCCAAGAACTATCATTCCGTCAATGCTGGTACTTGCTATCATATTTATTCCACTTGGTGTCGCTATGCTGTATGGATCTTCTAGGGTAGAGGAGCTAATTATACAATACCAACAATGTGAAAGACTGGCGAGCAGAGATTACTATACGGAGATTCCGGAAGAGTACGTGGATTTCTCTTTCCGAACCAAGACCACTGTGCGGCCTCAGTGGAAATACTCACTAAATGAGAGTGAGTCTGATCCTGTTGAACAAGGAATTTGTCAGGTACAGTTTGAAATTCCCAATAACATCGGTTCACCGGTGTTTTTCTTCTACAAATTGTACAACTTTTACCCTAATCACCGAAGATATGTGAAATCCTTCAGCGAATTGCAGTTAAACGGAGATGCTGCATCCTTGAGCGCAATCAAAGACGCAGTAGGTCAAAACTGTCAGCCACTGAGCGAGAATGATGATGGTATCAAGTACTATCCATGTGGACTGATCGCCAATTCGTTGTATAATGACACTTATACGTATCCAGTGGCTGTAAATGGAAGTGAGGGATTGGATTATGAGATGACAAAAGATGGCATTGCATGGAGCTCCAATCAAGCGAGGTTCAAGAAGACCAAATACAATCCCAATGAAGTGGTACCTCCTCCTAATTGGGTTAAGATGTACCCTGATGGGTACACTGAAGACAACATGCCTGACATTAGTACGTGGTAtgattttcaaaactgGATGGCTCCAGGAGGACTGCCGGTGTTTAGCAAGTTGTACTTCCGAAATGATACTCACTCAATGCAAAGGGGGTTATACGAAGTATCTGTTGGTCTACATTTCCCTGTTCTCCCCTATGATGGCAAGAAGGCCATTTACATAAGTACAAGGTCGGTTTTGGGAGGAAAAAATTCGTTTCTGGGCATTTCATGGGTGGTAGCAGGTGGCGTTTGCTTATTATTGGCCTCAgtctttttgttggttAACATCCTTgttccaagaaaaatgggTGATTTGTCCAAAGTAAGTTGGAACAAAGAGCAGTAATCACCACGTCATTTTATATGTATCTTCGTTGCTACTTCTGAAGCAGTTCCGTTTGACTCACCAATCATCACGATTGTACCCATTCTTTACTGCGGAGTAGGGCTTACCCATAacaatgattttgaaccTGTAATCATAGTCACGAAATGGATTTGGCGAGCTTCTAAACTTTTCTCATATTGTTTTGACGCCTGCTTTTATGCTGAAATGTGCTAGATCATTTTTGGTATGGTTGGGATCGTTTGATTTCGTTGCCATTATAGGCCAATTTCTTATATGAACAAGGTTCACTGCAAAATACTTGACGATTATCCTTTTACGATTTTATGATTTTCCAGATCATTGGAGCAGAGTTATACAGAAATTGATCCTTCAGCACAAAGAACCGATTTCAACCACCACTTGTACAGTTATACATCTATAGGTCCTGATTGGTTCATGAAAATAAAATCATACGCTGGTGGTAATTCCGCACTAAATCTTGAATATACTTTCATAATCAGTAGCAAGAAACTTCGAACTACATTGTTAACAATTCTACTCAATTTGTGAGAGAGAAGTACTCCGCCCTAAACATTTGCAGTCTTCTTCACAACCTTTAAGGTGGGCCATACTGACATAGAATAtaagatgaaaaaaaaataaaaagatTGAAGCTAGGA
This is a stretch of genomic DNA from Komagataella phaffii GS115 chromosome 3, complete sequence. It encodes these proteins:
- a CDS encoding Membrane protein of the plasma membrane and ER; this translates as MMNFRKKNQSENPNDFDDSSSVSSGEFTSEKEKNRRPKENSFTQQKLKAINPIFTPRTIIPSMLVLAIIFIPLGVAMLYGSSRVEELIIQYQQCERLASRDYYTEIPEEYVDFSFRTKTTVRPQWKYSLNESESDPVEQGICQVQFEIPNNIGSPVFFFYKLYNFYPNHRRYVKSFSELQLNGDAASLSAIKDAVGQNCQPLSENDDGIKYYPCGLIANSLYNDTYTYPVAVNGSEGLDYEMTKDGIAWSSNQARFKKTKYNPNEVVPPPNWVKMYPDGYTEDNMPDISTWYDFQNWMAPGGLPVFSKLYFRNDTHSMQRGLYEVSVGLHFPVLPYDGKKAIYISTRSVLGGKNSFLGISWVVAGGVCLLLASVFLLVNILVPRKMGDLSKVSWNKEQ